TTGGTTCCTCCTTTTCATACTGATTGTTAGCTAAGAGTGAATACCCCAAAATCTAGGATTAGGTATAAATTAGCATTCAAAAGAGGCATCAAAGCTAATTGTATAAGATTATCCAAGTTGAATGAAGGCACGCCAGCCTTGGATTCTATGTCACTCAGGTTGCAACTTGCAACTATCCATTTGCTAATCATTGTCTTAATCATTTCGTTTCAATTGCGTATTCCCCTTTGAGATAGGTTGTAATCTATATGTTAACTTCTTAAATATCATCCCAGGCATACATGTTTTAGAAGCCAAGCTTTTCTTCTGTCAGCTGGTTAGATGCCCTTTCTTTTCTTCACATGTAGTATCTTGCAGTTTTTGTGTCAAATACGTTCCCGGAAATGAAAACGTAATATCTAGCTTCTATATCCTACTTtatatattcattatttttgCAATTTATGATTTTAATAATTGTTTGTTAGTATTTTCATTGAACATTTGGTTGCTTTTGTTTGTAAAAcatactttttcaaaaaaaaaaaaaaatcatatataatggTGGAAAATATGTACTTCAGGTGGCACAATCATCTTAACCCCGCAATAAACAAGGAGGCATGGACTCAAGATGAGGAGATAGCACTGATTCATGCTCATCAAATATATGGAAATAAGTGGGCTGAGTTGACCAAGTTTTTACCAGGAAGGTGATAATCAGAACTAGAACCTACATGTTTCAGTCTTTCAGAAGTgattatttttccctttttgttaGTGTGATCATATTACTCAaaacctctttttttcttttcatttgttaactctttttttttaatttttttttgcgagTACTCATTTTCTATGAACTCTGGAATGAATCATCAAATATTAAATGTTTCACTCTCAGGACGGACAATGCAATTAAAAATCACTGGAACAGTTCTGTGAAGAAGAAGTTGGACTCCTATTCAGCGTCGGGTTTACTTTCACAATTTCAGGGCTTATCTCATATAGAAAATCCTTCCCACCATATCCCCACATCTTCTGTAACTAGACAAAACAGTGAAGATAGTGGCTATAAATTCAGGCAAGAAATTGAAGATTTGTCCGAGTGTAGTCAAGCCTCGTCTGCCTTAGTTCCTCGCTCTCAATCCAGTTGTGAATTGAGTAATGCAGATCCAATTTGTGATGATTTGGAAGTAAAGCCTATACATAATGATTTTGAAGTGCAAGATTATGATTTCTCATTCTGTCCCCAAGAGTATCAGAATTCAATTGAGGAAATCACACGTGAATTACCCAATGTACCACATGAACGTTCTGCATTGGAAGAGGCTCGAGATGTAGATAATGAGGTTGAAGTTTCTCAAAGAATTAATACCCATATGGCCTTACAACAAATGCTTGATGATAGCTTAGTAGAAGATACCAAAAAGTACCTGGAATATAATGGAACATCCAGCAATTTCTACATTGAAAATGAGGAACTCAGAGGACCAAAAGTGCCGGCTTCTGTCACTAGCAGTGATCATAGTTTTCCGTCAGACTTTTGCCAAGATAATTCCCTACAGTATACTATTAGTACACCAGATATGACAAATAGTGGTCATCTCTCAGGTATAAGTTGCCAACATGATGCATATTCTTTTGAACCTCATAGAAATTTTGGTTCTTACACATCCCCCTTATACCATGTTTCATCATCTAGTATGCTAGACTCATCATATTACCAGAGTTTGACGACTGTAGTTCATCCCTCTTTTATTTGCCCAAATGATGGTAAATCGACAGGGAAGAGTGATAAAACTGAGAGAAATCATATTTTTCCAGAGACCAACAATTTAGTGCAAATTACATGTCCTGATGATGGAGTTCTTAAGGAAATTGATGCACTATCAGATGGAAAACAAATGGTGGTAAATGAGGAACAAAAGGATAATGGAGCACTATTCTATGAACCGCCCCGATTTCCGAGCTTGGATATTCCATTTGTCAGCTGCGATCTCATATCATCATCAGACGATCTCCAGCAGGATTTTAGTCCGCTTGGAATTCGACAACTGATGAGGTCATCAATGAACTTCTCTAATCCATTCAGCTTCTCGGATTCGCCATCTCATGATGAGAGTCCAGATTTTGTACTCAAGAGTGCTGCTAAAAGCTTCATATGCACCCCTTCGATTATGAAGAAAAGGCAGCGCGAATTGTTATCTCCTTCGAATGATCATAGAGCGGATAAAAAGACTGGGATTACTGTGGATTGTGAATTGTTTGCTATATCCTCGAGTATATCCTTGACAGCCCAGTTTGCAGATTCATGTATTGGTGAtgcaaaagctgaaaattttgCTTGTGGATCTTCGTCAAATTGTGAGAGAATGAAAGAAGAAGTTTCTGCTGAAAGAATGGAAGATTTATGCAATGCATCTGGATACAGAAAAGATAAAGATGTTTCCGAGGATGAGAAGATTACTGTTGAAGAACCTAGTTCGATTAGGTCTGAAACTATGGCGAGACAAGATATGTCTACATCTGCTTCAGCTTGGAAAATTGATTCAAATTCTACAGAAGAGGAAGTAAGTGCTTTGTGGCCTTTAATGTCTTTGATTATGAATCACACCCAGATAACTTGCAACTGAAGAATGAAATAACTCTTTATTTTGTTAAACAATGTCACAATACTGACTACTTGCATATGCTCTCTCAGTAGCCATTTCTGCATCATAGTGTGTGATGATGCTAATTGGTTCTAGCCAGGTCTAAATACTTTACCAATATAAAAAGtaagtaatttatttttctataatttattcattaatTGTTTTTCAATGAAAGTTATATCCCTAACAtttcaaaaaaaggaaattcaTTGAAAAATTTTTGCTACAACCTTTGAAAGATATATCCAAGCAAGCATCTCACCAAAATAACCCAATAATTCATAATAAAATATCCTAAGTTTGGATTACTGTTGCAGGATTCTCATCATTGATGAATATCATAAACATTATTTGGATGTCATCAAATAAGTACAAGAGCAATATCAgcctattttgttttattttggaaaaCAGACGCTTAGTAGAAGTAATAGACACACATCTCTAAAATACCAGATGAATATTATACCAGACATAGTAGCTATTACAGACAAAATGAGACTACTGAAGCATCTGTTCATTATTGACGAGACACTCTGGTTCATTTTACATGGAAAATTGTGAAACACAGAAAACTaatgtacaaaataattattctcTATACTTGCATCTACTGGTGATAATACCTGCTTTTTGCTCTTTTGTCATTATTCCCATATTTCATCTGTACTTCTTAACGGC
This DNA window, taken from Ananas comosus cultivar F153 linkage group 5, ASM154086v1, whole genome shotgun sequence, encodes the following:
- the LOC109710073 gene encoding myb-related protein 3R-1-like isoform X4, with product MKTWHNHLNPAINKEAWTQDEEIALIHAHQIYGNKWAELTKFLPGRTDNAIKNHWNSSVKKKLDSYSASGLLSQFQGLSHIENPSHHIPTSSVTRQNSEDSGYKFRQEIEDLSECSQASSALVPRSQSSCELSNADPICDDLEVKPIHNDFEVQDYDFSFCPQEYQNSIEEITRELPNVPHERSALEEARDVDNEVEVSQRINTHMALQQMLDDSLVEDTKKYLEYNGTSSNFYIENEELRGPKVPASVTSSDHSFPSDFCQDNSLQYTISTPDMTNSGHLSGISCQHDAYSFEPHRNFGSYTSPLYHVSSSSMLDSSYYQSLTTVVHPSFICPNDGKSTGKSDKTERNHIFPETNNLVQITCPDDGVLKEIDALSDGKQMVVNEEQKDNGALFYEPPRFPSLDIPFVSCDLISSSDDLQQDFSPLGIRQLMRSSMNFSNPFSFSDSPSHDESPDFVLKSAAKSFICTPSIMKKRQRELLSPSNDHRADKKTGITVDCELFAISSSISLTAQFADSCIGDAKAENFACGSSSNCERMKEEVSAERMEDLCNASGYRKDKDVSEDEKITVEEPSSIRSETMARQDMSTSASAWKIDSNSTEEEQHAGILVEYNVNDLLMFSPESGSYPGYSKTGAKYSKHQFRPLDFTSDKCCSTSQLNFISVLSPSVGKWEGQPPLPATSIQSIQPTEVKVENFGSSIDVDFENLNILADTPSIKRGIESPSAWKSPWFMNSVLLAPRIETDMTYQDIGYLMSPGGDGTYDAIGLMRQLSEHTAAAVAEAHEVLASGSPRIGLEERKSDKKIFPKEKDQSMKAFDMPPKVTAEARVLDFSGCAMPARTETKKIGIAGTSVSLSSPSSYLLKSCR
- the LOC109710073 gene encoding myb-related protein 3R-1-like isoform X3 codes for the protein MESDKETVSERGEASTSVAAHQGSCNNAQRRRPLNGRTTGPTRRSTKGQWTPEEDAILCNAVQRFNGKNWKKIAECFLDRTDVQCLHRWQKVLNPELVKGPWSKQEDEIIIQMVKKYGPKKWSTISQALPGRIGKQCRERWHNHLNPAINKEAWTQDEEIALIHAHQIYGNKWAELTKFLPGRTDNAIKNHWNSSVKKKLDSYSASGLLSQFQGLSHIENPSHHIPTSSVTRQNSEDSGYKFRQEIEDLSECSQASSALVPRSQSSCELSNADPICDDLEVKPIHNDFEVQDYDFSFCPQEYQNSIEEITRELPNVPHERSALEEARDVDNEVEVSQRINTHMALQQMLDDSLVEDTKKYLEYNGTSSNFYIENEELRGPKVPASVTSSDHSFPSDFCQDNSLQYTISTPDMTNSGHLSGISCQHDAYSFEPHRNFGSYTSPLYHVSSSSMLDSSYYQSLTTVVHPSFICPNDGKSTGKSDKTERNHIFPETNNLVQITCPDDGVLKEIDALSDGKQMVVNEEQKDNGALFYEPPRFPSLDIPFVSCDLISSSDDLQQDFSPLGIRQLMRSSMNFSNPFSFSDSPSHDESPDFVLKSAAKSFICTPSIMKKRQRELLSPSNDHRADKKTGITVDCELFAISSSISLTAQFADSCIGDAKAENFACGSSSNCERMKEEVSAERMEDLCNASGYRKDKDVSEDEKITVEEPSSIRSETMARQDMSTSASAWKIDSNSTEEEQHAGILVEYNVNDLLMFSPESGSYPGYSKTGAKYSKHQFRPLDFTSDKCCSTSQLNFISVLSPSVGKWEGQPPLPATSIQSIQPTEVKVENFGSSIDVDFENLNILADTPSIKRGIESPSAWKSPWFMNSVLLAPRIETDMTYQDIGYLMSPGGDGTYDAIGLMRQLSEHTAAAVAEAHEVLASGSPRIGLEERKSDKKIFPKEKDQSMKAEARVLDFSGCAMPARTETKKIGIAGTSVSLSSPSSYLLKSCR
- the LOC109710073 gene encoding myb-related protein 3R-1-like isoform X2, which translates into the protein MESDKETVSERGEASTSVAAHQGSCNNAQRRRPLNGRTTGPTRRSTKGQWTPEEDAILCNAVQRFNGKNWKKIAECFLDRTDVQCLHRWQKVLNPELVKGPWSKQEDEIIIQMVKKYGPKKWSTISQALPGRIGKQCRERWHNHLNPAINKEAWTQDEEIALIHAHQIYGNKWAELTKFLPGRTDNAIKNHWNSSVKKKLDSYSASGLLSQFQGLSHIENPSHHIPTSSVTRQNSEDSGYKFRQEIEDLSECSQASSALVPRSQSSCELSNADPICDDLEVKPIHNDFEVQDYDFSFCPQEYQNSIEEITRELPNVPHERSALEEARDVDNEVEVSQRINTHMALQQMLDDSLVEDTKKYLEYNGTSSNFYIENEELRGPKVPASVTSSDHSFPSDFCQDNSLQYTISTPDMTNSGHLSGISCQHDAYSFEPHRNFGSYTSPLYHVSSSSMLDSSYYQSLTTVVHPSFICPNDGKSTGKSDKTERNHIFPETNNLVQITCPDDGVLKEIDALSDGKQMVVNEEQKDNGALFYEPPRFPSLDIPFVSCDLISSSDDLQQDFSPLGIRQLMRSSMNFSNPFSFSDSPSHDESPDFVLKSAAKSFICTPSIMKKRQRELLSPSNDHRADKKTGITVDCELFAISSSISLTAQFADSCIGDAKAENFACGSSSNCERMKEEVSAERMEDLCNASGYRKDKDVSEDEKITVEEPSSIRSETMARQDMSTSASAWKIDSNSTEEEHAGILVEYNVNDLLMFSPESGSYPGYSKTGAKYSKHQFRPLDFTSDKCCSTSQLNFISVLSPSVGKWEGQPPLPATSIQSIQPTEVKVENFGSSIDVDFENLNILADTPSIKRGIESPSAWKSPWFMNSVLLAPRIETDMTYQDIGYLMSPGGDGTYDAIGLMRQLSEHTAAAVAEAHEVLASGSPRIGLEERKSDKKIFPKEKDQSMKAFDMPPKVTAEARVLDFSGCAMPARTETKKIGIAGTSVSLSSPSSYLLKSCR
- the LOC109710073 gene encoding myb-related protein 3R-1-like isoform X1 → MESDKETVSERGEASTSVAAHQGSCNNAQRRRPLNGRTTGPTRRSTKGQWTPEEDAILCNAVQRFNGKNWKKIAECFLDRTDVQCLHRWQKVLNPELVKGPWSKQEDEIIIQMVKKYGPKKWSTISQALPGRIGKQCRERWHNHLNPAINKEAWTQDEEIALIHAHQIYGNKWAELTKFLPGRTDNAIKNHWNSSVKKKLDSYSASGLLSQFQGLSHIENPSHHIPTSSVTRQNSEDSGYKFRQEIEDLSECSQASSALVPRSQSSCELSNADPICDDLEVKPIHNDFEVQDYDFSFCPQEYQNSIEEITRELPNVPHERSALEEARDVDNEVEVSQRINTHMALQQMLDDSLVEDTKKYLEYNGTSSNFYIENEELRGPKVPASVTSSDHSFPSDFCQDNSLQYTISTPDMTNSGHLSGISCQHDAYSFEPHRNFGSYTSPLYHVSSSSMLDSSYYQSLTTVVHPSFICPNDGKSTGKSDKTERNHIFPETNNLVQITCPDDGVLKEIDALSDGKQMVVNEEQKDNGALFYEPPRFPSLDIPFVSCDLISSSDDLQQDFSPLGIRQLMRSSMNFSNPFSFSDSPSHDESPDFVLKSAAKSFICTPSIMKKRQRELLSPSNDHRADKKTGITVDCELFAISSSISLTAQFADSCIGDAKAENFACGSSSNCERMKEEVSAERMEDLCNASGYRKDKDVSEDEKITVEEPSSIRSETMARQDMSTSASAWKIDSNSTEEEQHAGILVEYNVNDLLMFSPESGSYPGYSKTGAKYSKHQFRPLDFTSDKCCSTSQLNFISVLSPSVGKWEGQPPLPATSIQSIQPTEVKVENFGSSIDVDFENLNILADTPSIKRGIESPSAWKSPWFMNSVLLAPRIETDMTYQDIGYLMSPGGDGTYDAIGLMRQLSEHTAAAVAEAHEVLASGSPRIGLEERKSDKKIFPKEKDQSMKAFDMPPKVTAEARVLDFSGCAMPARTETKKIGIAGTSVSLSSPSSYLLKSCR